A section of the Devosia rhizoryzae genome encodes:
- a CDS encoding TRAP transporter substrate-binding protein has protein sequence MMKRREFFKQATVATVGAAAVTAGLAAPAIAQGNITWRMVTTWPKNFPGLGVGAQTLADRITKASGGRLTVQVFAAGEMVPGLQALDAVIDGSAEMSHGTPYYWQNKSQALSFFTGVPFGMTNRELTAWVRYLGGQEIWDKVYDQFGLQGFLSGDTGTQAGGWFRNELTGVADIQGLRFRTPGLGGQVWAKLGASVTNLAAGEIFAALQSGTLDAAEFVGPYNDLALGFYQIAKNYYFPSFVEPGLATEIVVDKAKFAELPEDLQEIVRVCAQSAYDQVASDMYANDPRALNALVAEHGVQVRAFPEEIVEAGAKASMELIAEIREGGDALTKETAESFVSAFNLLRQRTEGTDMPYLAAREKYIKFE, from the coding sequence ATGATGAAGAGACGCGAATTCTTTAAGCAGGCTACGGTTGCCACGGTTGGCGCCGCCGCTGTCACCGCCGGCCTTGCCGCTCCGGCAATCGCCCAGGGCAATATCACCTGGCGCATGGTGACCACCTGGCCAAAGAATTTCCCGGGGCTCGGTGTCGGCGCGCAGACGCTGGCCGATCGCATCACCAAGGCTTCGGGCGGCCGTCTGACCGTTCAGGTGTTTGCTGCCGGGGAAATGGTGCCCGGCCTCCAGGCTCTTGACGCCGTCATCGACGGTTCGGCCGAAATGAGCCACGGCACGCCATATTACTGGCAGAACAAGAGCCAGGCCCTGTCGTTCTTCACCGGCGTGCCCTTCGGCATGACCAACCGCGAACTCACCGCCTGGGTGCGCTACCTTGGCGGCCAGGAAATCTGGGACAAGGTCTACGACCAGTTCGGTCTCCAGGGCTTCCTTTCCGGCGATACCGGCACGCAGGCTGGTGGCTGGTTCCGCAACGAGTTGACCGGCGTCGCCGATATCCAGGGTCTGCGCTTCCGCACGCCAGGTCTTGGTGGCCAGGTCTGGGCAAAGCTTGGCGCTTCGGTGACCAACCTTGCCGCCGGCGAAATCTTTGCCGCGCTGCAGTCGGGTACGCTCGATGCCGCCGAATTCGTGGGCCCCTATAACGACCTCGCGCTGGGCTTCTACCAGATCGCCAAAAACTACTATTTCCCCAGCTTCGTCGAGCCGGGCCTCGCTACCGAAATCGTGGTCGACAAGGCCAAGTTCGCCGAGCTGCCGGAAGACTTGCAGGAAATCGTGCGCGTCTGCGCCCAGTCGGCCTATGACCAGGTCGCTTCGGACATGTATGCCAACGATCCGCGTGCGCTCAATGCGCTCGTAGCCGAGCATGGCGTTCAGGTTCGTGCATTCCCCGAAGAGATCGTCGAAGCCGGCGCCAAGGCCTCGATGGAACTGATCGCCGAAATCCGCGAAGGCGGCGATGCCCTGACCAAGGAAACCGCAGAAAGCTTCGTTTCGGCCTTCAACCTCCTCCGTCAGCGCACCGAAGGCACAGATATGCCGTATCTCGCGGCACGCGAGAAATACATCAAGTTCGAATAA
- a CDS encoding GntR family transcriptional regulator, whose translation MKTEAGPYQFLPPAGTFARGSVTVDVTNTLRDAIVTLALPPGAMLDKSALCTQLGVSRFPVSEALARLADEGLVDIAPQRGTTVSLVKIADVREYMLIRKGLESEALRVLIGRHDAEVIDSLHANMAAQREAASRDDAETFHGVDVDFHDIIFRGMRLTKVKSIIDRARANLDRARRLIITPRRLAHTISEHQAIFDGILAADTAMAMAAIRAHIDAVMVELFAFAQEHPELFADGADFAADTNDFPFG comes from the coding sequence ATGAAAACGGAAGCCGGTCCTTATCAATTTCTGCCACCCGCCGGCACCTTTGCGCGCGGCAGCGTGACCGTCGACGTGACCAATACCTTGCGCGACGCTATCGTGACGCTCGCCTTGCCGCCGGGAGCCATGCTCGACAAGTCCGCGCTCTGCACCCAGCTCGGCGTTTCGCGCTTCCCGGTCAGCGAAGCCTTGGCGCGTCTGGCCGATGAAGGTCTCGTCGACATCGCCCCGCAGCGCGGCACGACCGTGTCCCTCGTCAAGATTGCCGACGTGCGCGAATATATGCTGATCCGCAAAGGCCTTGAGTCAGAAGCGTTGCGCGTGTTGATCGGCCGGCACGACGCCGAGGTCATCGACAGCCTTCATGCCAACATGGCGGCGCAACGCGAAGCCGCGTCCCGCGACGATGCCGAAACCTTCCATGGCGTGGACGTCGATTTTCACGACATCATTTTTCGCGGCATGCGCCTGACCAAGGTCAAGTCCATCATCGACCGGGCCCGCGCCAATCTCGATCGCGCCCGTCGCCTGATCATCACGCCCCGCCGCCTTGCCCACACCATCAGCGAGCACCAGGCGATCTTCGATGGCATTCTTGCCGCCGACACCGCCATGGCCATGGCAGCCATCCGCGCTCACATCGACGCTGTAATGGTCGAGCTTTTCGCCTTTGCTCAGGAACATCCCGAGCTCTTCGCCGACGGCGCTGATTTTGCCGCCGACACCAACGACTTCCCCTTCGGTTGA
- the hpt gene encoding hypoxanthine phosphoribosyltransferase, giving the protein MPQAPYTVDELISAKAIAARVEGLARDISTHFADTDKLVVVGLLRGSFIFIADLVREIDLPVEVDFLEASSYGDAMESSREVRILKDLRGEIADRDVLVVEDIIDTGHTLKHVLEILETRHPRRMEVCALLNKPSRREAHVPAKWIGFDIPDEFVVGYGIDYAQRNRNLAHIGKVRFLE; this is encoded by the coding sequence ATGCCCCAAGCCCCCTACACCGTCGACGAGCTAATCTCCGCCAAAGCCATCGCCGCCCGCGTCGAGGGCCTGGCCCGAGACATTTCCACCCATTTCGCCGACACCGACAAGCTCGTCGTCGTGGGCCTCCTCCGCGGTTCGTTCATCTTCATCGCCGACCTGGTGCGCGAGATCGATCTGCCGGTGGAAGTCGATTTCCTCGAAGCCTCCTCCTATGGCGATGCCATGGAATCGAGCCGCGAAGTGCGCATTCTCAAGGACCTGCGCGGCGAGATCGCCGACCGCGATGTGTTGGTGGTCGAAGACATCATCGATACCGGCCACACGCTCAAGCACGTGCTCGAAATCCTCGAGACCAGACACCCCCGCCGCATGGAAGTCTGCGCCCTCCTCAACAAGCCATCCCGCCGCGAGGCGCATGTTCCGGCAAAATGGATCGGCTTCGACATTCCAGACGAATTCGTCGTCGGCTACGGCATCGACTACGCCCAGCGCAACCGTAACCTCGCCCATATCGGCAAGGTCCGGTTTTTGGAGTAG
- a CDS encoding RbsD/FucU family protein — protein sequence MLKNIPPLLGPELLSTLRAMGHGDEIVIADANFPAEFLGPLTMRADGISATDMLEAVLTVMPLDEFVDEAAIGMAVVGDPDAREPIYDAFQDIITRHEPKMSFTTIERFAFYDRARKAAAVIQTGESRLYANIILKKGIIRPSAA from the coding sequence ATGCTCAAGAACATCCCGCCCCTGCTCGGCCCCGAACTGCTGTCGACGCTTCGTGCCATGGGCCATGGCGACGAAATCGTCATCGCCGACGCCAATTTCCCGGCCGAATTTCTGGGACCGCTGACCATGCGCGCCGATGGCATTTCGGCAACGGACATGCTCGAAGCCGTGCTCACCGTCATGCCGCTCGATGAATTCGTGGACGAAGCCGCCATCGGCATGGCCGTGGTCGGCGATCCCGATGCGCGCGAACCGATCTATGACGCATTTCAGGACATCATCACCCGGCACGAGCCGAAGATGTCCTTCACCACCATCGAGCGCTTCGCTTTTTACGACCGCGCCCGCAAAGCTGCAGCCGTCATCCAGACCGGCGAAAGCCGGCTCTACGCCAACATCATTCTCAAGAAGGGCATCATTCGCCCCTCTGCCGCCTAA
- a CDS encoding TRAP transporter large permease, with product MDPVLIGEILAALMFVGVIGVLMLGFPVAFSLAGTAIIFGLVGWMLGVYDPSNYGSLAGRYIGLMTNEVLVAVPLFVFMGVMLERSGIAEQLLLTMGKLFGNLRGGLALSVIVVGALLAASTGVVGATVVTMGLISLPAMLRAGYDPKLATGVICASGTLGQIIPPSTVLIFMGDMLSGINAQVQMEKGNFAPEPVSVGALFAGAIIPGLLLVALYAAYVIFKAWRDPQSAPATPVPESERAGLLREVVVALIPPLLLILAVLGSILAGIATPTEAASVGSVGALLLAALRRRLSFSILKQAVISTATITSMVFIILFGAAVFSVVFRMMGGDNLVHEFLSSMPGGAVGAIIIVMLVMFLLGFILDTFEIIFIVIPITAPVLLALDVDPIWLGVMVGVNLQTSFLTPPFGFALFYLRGVAPSRVSTGMIYKGVIPFVLLQILGLVTLFFFPQLITSLPDLLY from the coding sequence ATGGATCCCGTCCTTATTGGCGAGATCCTCGCCGCCCTCATGTTCGTGGGCGTCATCGGCGTCCTCATGCTCGGCTTCCCGGTCGCGTTTTCGCTGGCCGGCACCGCCATCATCTTCGGCCTCGTTGGCTGGATGCTCGGCGTCTACGACCCCTCCAACTATGGCTCTCTGGCCGGCCGCTATATCGGCCTCATGACCAATGAAGTGCTGGTCGCCGTGCCGCTCTTTGTCTTCATGGGCGTGATGCTGGAGCGATCCGGCATTGCCGAACAATTGCTGCTCACCATGGGCAAGCTCTTCGGCAATCTGCGCGGTGGTCTTGCTCTTTCGGTGATCGTCGTCGGCGCGCTCCTTGCCGCCTCGACTGGCGTGGTCGGCGCCACCGTGGTCACCATGGGCCTGATCTCCCTGCCCGCCATGCTGCGCGCCGGCTATGATCCAAAGCTCGCCACCGGCGTTATTTGCGCCTCGGGCACGCTGGGGCAGATCATTCCGCCCTCAACCGTCCTAATTTTCATGGGCGACATGCTTTCGGGCATCAACGCCCAGGTGCAGATGGAGAAGGGCAATTTTGCCCCCGAGCCCGTCTCGGTGGGTGCGCTCTTTGCCGGCGCCATCATTCCCGGCCTCCTGCTCGTGGCCCTTTATGCCGCATACGTCATCTTCAAGGCCTGGCGAGATCCGCAATCGGCTCCCGCCACCCCGGTGCCGGAATCTGAACGTGCGGGTCTGCTGCGCGAAGTCGTGGTTGCCCTTATCCCGCCGCTGCTGTTGATCCTTGCGGTTCTGGGGTCGATCCTTGCCGGCATCGCAACTCCTACTGAAGCCGCTTCGGTGGGCTCTGTCGGTGCACTGCTGCTGGCAGCACTGCGTCGCCGGTTGAGCTTTTCGATCCTCAAGCAGGCCGTCATCTCCACCGCCACCATCACCTCGATGGTCTTCATCATCCTGTTCGGTGCTGCAGTGTTTTCCGTCGTCTTCCGTATGATGGGCGGCGACAATCTGGTGCATGAATTCCTCTCGTCCATGCCGGGCGGCGCCGTTGGTGCCATCATCATCGTCATGCTGGTAATGTTCCTCTTGGGTTTTATCCTCGACACCTTCGAGATCATCTTCATCGTCATTCCGATCACCGCTCCGGTGCTTCTGGCGCTCGATGTTGACCCGATCTGGCTTGGCGTCATGGTGGGCGTGAACCTGCAGACCAGCTTCCTCACCCCGCCCTTTGGCTTCGCCCTCTTCTACCTTCGCGGCGTCGCTCCCTCCCGTGTTTCGACCGGCATGATCTACAAGGGCGTCATTCCCTTCGTGCTGCTGCAGATCCTTGGCCTCGTGACACTGTTCTTCTTCCCCCAGCTCATCACCTCGCTGCCCGATCTGCTGTACTAG
- a CDS encoding fumarylacetoacetate hydrolase family protein produces the protein MKLLRVGAKGAEKPAILADDGTIRDLSGIVPDIGGTTLLDEGLASIRATDIAALPELSASERIGPCVANVGKFICIGLNYADHAAETGAKIPEEPIIFMKATSAIIGPNDDVIIPKNAIKPDWEVELAIVIGKEARYVEEADALDHVAGYCVCNDVSERHFQTERGGTWDKGKGADTFGPIGPWLVTKDEVADPQNLSMWLEVDGHRYQNGSTKTMIFGVEKIVSYVSQFMSLQPGDVITTGTPPGVGMGIKPEPVWLKPGNVMHLGIEGLGEQRQTVRAYSA, from the coding sequence ATGAAACTGCTCCGCGTCGGTGCCAAGGGCGCCGAAAAGCCCGCCATCCTCGCCGATGACGGCACCATTCGCGATCTGTCCGGCATTGTTCCCGATATTGGCGGCACAACGCTTCTCGACGAAGGTCTGGCCAGTATCCGCGCCACCGACATTGCCGCGCTGCCTGAGCTGAGTGCTAGCGAACGCATCGGGCCCTGCGTCGCCAATGTCGGCAAGTTCATCTGCATCGGCCTCAACTATGCCGACCACGCCGCCGAAACCGGCGCCAAGATTCCTGAAGAACCGATCATCTTCATGAAGGCGACCAGCGCCATCATCGGCCCCAATGACGATGTGATCATTCCCAAGAACGCCATCAAGCCCGACTGGGAAGTCGAGCTCGCCATCGTGATCGGCAAGGAAGCCCGCTATGTCGAGGAAGCCGATGCGCTGGACCACGTGGCTGGTTATTGCGTCTGTAACGACGTCTCCGAACGCCACTTCCAGACCGAGCGCGGCGGCACCTGGGACAAGGGCAAGGGCGCCGACACTTTCGGCCCGATCGGCCCCTGGCTCGTCACCAAGGACGAGGTCGCCGATCCACAGAACCTATCCATGTGGCTTGAAGTCGACGGCCACCGCTACCAGAACGGCTCCACCAAGACGATGATTTTCGGCGTCGAAAAGATCGTCTCTTATGTCAGCCAGTTCATGAGCCTCCAGCCCGGCGACGTCATCACCACCGGCACCCCGCCCGGCGTTGGCATGGGCATCAAGCCCGAGCCCGTCTGGCTCAAACCCGGCAACGTCATGCATCTGGGCATCGAAGGCTTGGGCGAACAGCGTCAGACCGTGCGCGCTTACAGCGCATGA
- a CDS encoding UxaA family hydrolase — MTDIMTRPEGKTLVLNALDNIAVALSNLDVGTPTQQGVNVVRRVPKGHKFATRPIMAGEAVRKFGQIIGFAKEAIIPGDWVHEHNCGMGGADGTLHHDYAFAEGAVPVNFLPIEQRATFEGYRRANGSVGTRNFIGILTSVNCSATVAKFVAEAINRSGILEDYPEIDGVVPFVHGTGCGMESRGEGFDILKRTQWGYTSNPNLGAALLVGLGCEVFQIGRMKELYGIEEGDAFQSMTIQERGGTKRMIEWGVEKVKEMLPVAAAARRTTVDASELTLALQCGGSDGYSGITANPALGYAADILVRNGGTAILSETPEIYGAEHLLTRRAASREVGEKLISRIKWWEDYTQRNHGEMNNNPSPGNKLGGLTTILEKSLGAAAKGGTTPLTAVYEYAEKVTEKGFVFMDTPGFDPVSATGQVAGGANVLAFTTGRGSAYGCKPVPSIKLATNSDVYARMTDDMDINCGDIVEGVSIEEKGRQIFDLMLRVASGERTKSEELGYGDNEFVPWQVGAVM; from the coding sequence ATGACCGACATCATGACCCGCCCCGAGGGCAAGACACTGGTGCTGAACGCGCTCGACAATATCGCCGTGGCGCTCAGCAATCTCGATGTGGGAACGCCGACGCAGCAGGGCGTCAATGTCGTGCGGCGCGTGCCCAAGGGGCACAAGTTCGCCACGCGGCCGATCATGGCGGGCGAAGCGGTCCGCAAGTTCGGGCAGATCATCGGCTTTGCGAAGGAAGCGATCATTCCCGGCGACTGGGTGCATGAGCACAATTGCGGGATGGGCGGCGCCGACGGCACCTTGCACCACGACTATGCCTTTGCCGAAGGCGCCGTGCCGGTGAACTTCCTGCCGATCGAGCAGCGGGCGACATTCGAGGGCTACCGCCGTGCCAACGGGTCGGTGGGAACGCGCAATTTCATCGGCATTCTGACCTCGGTCAATTGCTCGGCGACGGTGGCAAAATTCGTCGCCGAAGCGATCAACCGCTCGGGGATCCTCGAGGACTATCCAGAGATCGACGGCGTCGTGCCCTTTGTGCATGGCACGGGCTGCGGAATGGAGTCGCGCGGCGAGGGCTTCGATATTTTGAAGCGTACGCAGTGGGGCTACACGTCCAACCCCAATCTGGGCGCTGCCCTGCTGGTCGGCCTCGGCTGCGAAGTGTTCCAGATCGGGCGGATGAAGGAGCTTTACGGCATCGAAGAGGGCGACGCCTTCCAGTCGATGACCATCCAGGAGCGCGGTGGCACCAAACGGATGATCGAGTGGGGTGTTGAAAAGGTCAAGGAAATGCTGCCTGTCGCCGCGGCGGCGCGCCGGACGACGGTGGATGCAAGCGAGCTGACGCTGGCGCTGCAATGCGGCGGGTCGGATGGCTATTCGGGCATCACCGCCAACCCGGCGCTTGGCTATGCAGCGGACATTCTGGTGCGCAATGGCGGCACCGCGATCCTCTCGGAAACGCCGGAAATCTATGGCGCCGAGCACCTTCTTACTCGCCGTGCAGCATCACGCGAAGTGGGCGAGAAGCTGATCAGCCGGATTAAGTGGTGGGAGGATTACACCCAGCGCAATCATGGCGAAATGAACAACAATCCCTCGCCGGGCAACAAGCTGGGCGGGTTGACGACGATCCTCGAGAAATCGCTCGGTGCAGCGGCCAAGGGCGGAACCACGCCGCTGACTGCGGTCTATGAATATGCCGAGAAGGTCACTGAAAAGGGGTTCGTGTTCATGGACACGCCGGGCTTCGATCCAGTGTCGGCGACCGGGCAGGTGGCAGGTGGCGCCAATGTCCTCGCCTTCACCACGGGGCGCGGTTCGGCTTATGGCTGCAAGCCCGTCCCCTCGATCAAGCTCGCGACGAACTCGGATGTTTATGCGCGGATGACCGACGACATGGACATCAATTGCGGCGACATCGTCGAGGGCGTGAGCATCGAGGAGAAGGGCCGGCAAATCTTCGACCTGATGTTGCGGGTCGCGTCGGGGGAGCGGACGAAGTCGGAAGAGCTGGGCTATGGCGACAATGAGTTTGTGCCGTGGCAGGTTGGGGCGGTGATGTAG
- a CDS encoding ABC-F family ATP-binding cassette domain-containing protein, with the protein MIRLESIGKQNGKQIVFIEASAALQKGEKIGLVGPNGAGKTTLFRMITGEEAPDEGQVSVDRGVSIGYFSQDVGEMGGKPVVAEVMNGAGPVSEMMAEMAELEAAMADPDRADEMDTIIERYGEVQGRFQELDGYSLDGRAREVLNGLGFSQEMMDGDAGALSGGWKMRVALARILLMRPDVLLLDEPSNHLDLESLIWLEQFLKDYSGALLMTSHDREFMNRIVNKILEIDAGTLTSYTGDYEFYQSQREITDRNQQAQFERQQAMLAKEIAFIERFKARASHAAQVQSRVKKLDKIDRVEPPKRRQTVVFEFRPAPRSGEDIVRVEGVHKRYGSRTIYDGLDFHVRRRERWCILGVNGAGKSTLLKLVAGASEPDAGNVARGPSVKMGYFAQHAMDMIDGDQTIFQTLESNFPQAGQAPIRALAGAFGFSGDDIEKKCRVLSGGEKARLAMALILFDPPNFLVLDEPTNHLDIQTKQMLIEALSNFEGTMLFVSHDRHFLAALSNRVLELTPEGVHAYGGGYTEYVAATGQEAPGLRS; encoded by the coding sequence ATGATCCGTCTTGAAAGCATCGGCAAGCAGAACGGCAAGCAGATCGTCTTTATCGAGGCGTCGGCGGCGCTGCAGAAAGGCGAAAAGATCGGTCTGGTCGGACCAAACGGGGCAGGCAAGACGACGCTCTTCCGCATGATCACTGGCGAAGAAGCACCCGACGAGGGGCAGGTGTCCGTCGATCGTGGTGTCTCCATCGGCTATTTCAGCCAGGATGTGGGCGAGATGGGTGGCAAGCCCGTTGTCGCCGAGGTTATGAACGGCGCCGGACCCGTCAGCGAGATGATGGCCGAGATGGCTGAGCTCGAGGCGGCGATGGCCGACCCGGATCGGGCAGACGAGATGGACACCATCATCGAGCGTTATGGCGAGGTGCAGGGCCGGTTCCAGGAACTCGACGGGTATTCGCTCGATGGCCGGGCTCGCGAAGTGCTGAATGGCTTGGGCTTTTCGCAGGAGATGATGGACGGCGATGCTGGGGCCCTGTCGGGCGGCTGGAAAATGCGCGTGGCCTTGGCACGGATTCTCCTGATGCGGCCCGATGTCTTGCTGCTGGATGAGCCGAGCAACCACCTCGACCTAGAAAGCCTGATCTGGCTCGAGCAATTTTTGAAAGATTATTCGGGCGCGCTGCTGATGACCTCGCATGACCGCGAGTTCATGAACCGCATCGTCAACAAGATCCTCGAAATCGATGCCGGCACGCTGACCAGCTATACCGGCGACTACGAGTTCTACCAAAGCCAGCGCGAGATCACCGACCGCAACCAGCAGGCACAGTTCGAGCGCCAGCAAGCGATGCTGGCCAAGGAAATCGCTTTTATCGAGCGCTTCAAGGCACGGGCCAGCCATGCGGCGCAGGTGCAAAGCCGGGTCAAGAAGCTCGACAAAATCGACCGGGTGGAGCCACCGAAGCGCCGGCAGACGGTAGTGTTCGAGTTCCGGCCGGCGCCGCGCTCGGGCGAGGACATCGTGCGCGTCGAGGGCGTGCACAAGCGCTATGGCAGCCGCACCATCTATGACGGGCTGGACTTTCATGTGCGGCGGCGCGAGCGCTGGTGCATCCTCGGCGTCAATGGTGCCGGCAAATCGACGTTGTTGAAGTTGGTCGCAGGAGCGTCGGAGCCGGATGCCGGCAATGTGGCGCGGGGGCCGAGCGTCAAGATGGGCTATTTTGCCCAGCACGCCATGGACATGATCGATGGCGACCAGACCATTTTCCAGACGCTGGAAAGCAACTTTCCGCAGGCCGGACAGGCGCCGATCCGCGCGCTGGCGGGAGCATTCGGGTTTTCCGGCGACGATATCGAAAAGAAGTGCCGGGTGCTTTCAGGTGGCGAAAAGGCGCGCCTTGCCATGGCGCTGATCCTCTTCGATCCGCCGAATTTCCTCGTGCTCGACGAGCCGACCAACCATCTCGATATCCAGACCAAGCAGATGCTGATCGAGGCGCTTTCGAACTTCGAAGGCACAATGCTGTTTGTCAGCCACGACCGGCATTTTCTCGCAGCCCTTTCAAACCGGGTGCTGGAACTCACGCCAGAAGGCGTACATGCCTATGGCGGCGGCTATACCGAATATGTCGCGGCGACGGGGCAGGAAGCACCCGGATTGCGCAGCTAG
- a CDS encoding TRAP transporter small permease subunit — translation MQGLAVLVRGISAINWLIGQILSWLALACVLVCFTVVVQRYFFNTSTLWVQDLYVWIAGAMFTGVAGFALLRDDHVRVDIFYRPASIRRKAMADLFGVVVFLLPFMYVVLQYTYPAVARSWGYHEGSANIGGMPGLFILKSFIIAFAVLVGLQGIAMAARAILVLANREELLPDDLRYPIEDAREVH, via the coding sequence GTGCAGGGACTTGCCGTGCTGGTGCGAGGCATCAGCGCAATTAACTGGCTGATCGGCCAGATCTTGTCGTGGCTGGCACTAGCCTGTGTGCTGGTCTGCTTCACCGTCGTGGTGCAGCGCTACTTCTTCAACACATCCACCCTTTGGGTTCAGGACCTTTACGTCTGGATCGCCGGTGCCATGTTCACCGGCGTTGCGGGCTTCGCGCTTCTGCGCGACGATCATGTGCGGGTCGACATTTTTTATCGTCCCGCCTCGATCCGCCGCAAAGCCATGGCCGATCTTTTCGGCGTCGTCGTTTTCCTCCTGCCATTCATGTATGTGGTCCTGCAGTACACCTATCCTGCCGTGGCACGCTCCTGGGGCTACCATGAAGGCTCCGCCAATATTGGTGGCATGCCTGGCCTTTTCATTCTGAAAAGCTTCATCATCGCCTTCGCCGTACTGGTCGGTCTCCAAGGCATCGCCATGGCTGCCCGCGCCATTCTGGTTTTAGCCAATCGTGAAGAGCTGCTGCCGGACGACCTCCGTTACCCCATTGAAGACGCAAGGGAAGTTCACTGA
- a CDS encoding LuxR C-terminal-related transcriptional regulator: protein MTIIDHKPTVHLWTPERQHFKAVTEGTSLMAWATDVDGHCFYMSPEWYRFTGMNPGTGLGFNWLMALHPDDLMNVRQAFFNATDTQSAYGVAYRLIRPDGSYTLAWAVGLPKFSDNGLFQGFFGTTFPIEHDQLRGLVQRGPAYKELSDRERDVLRLLAEGKSSEAVAEALGITRRTVESHVANAGTKLGGLNRVHTVVRAVRLNEI from the coding sequence ATGACCATTATAGATCATAAGCCTACTGTCCATCTTTGGACACCGGAGCGGCAGCATTTCAAGGCCGTTACTGAAGGCACTTCCCTCATGGCCTGGGCCACGGATGTGGACGGGCATTGCTTCTACATGAGCCCGGAATGGTACCGTTTTACTGGCATGAATCCCGGTACGGGACTTGGCTTCAACTGGTTAATGGCCCTTCATCCAGATGACCTGATGAACGTCCGCCAGGCCTTTTTCAACGCGACCGACACCCAGTCCGCCTATGGCGTTGCCTATCGCCTGATCCGCCCCGATGGCAGCTACACCTTGGCCTGGGCCGTGGGTCTGCCCAAGTTCAGTGACAATGGGCTCTTCCAGGGCTTTTTCGGCACCACCTTTCCCATCGAGCACGACCAGCTGCGCGGCCTTGTGCAGCGCGGACCCGCTTACAAGGAGCTAAGCGACCGCGAACGCGACGTGCTGCGCCTTCTGGCTGAGGGCAAGAGCAGCGAGGCTGTCGCCGAAGCCTTGGGCATTACCCGGCGTACGGTGGAAAGCCATGTTGCCAATGCCGGCACCAAGCTTGGTGGTCTCAATCGGGTTCACACCGTGGTGCGGGCGGTTCGCCTTAACGAGATCTAG
- a CDS encoding carbohydrate kinase family protein, whose translation MFVVGGESLIDLVPGSDGARVAHAGGSPFNCAIALRKLGNDVGFLCPISQDEYGDLLLTPLAEAGVSVLLEARVAAPTTKAIVSFNERMQASYVFERGADRAFSRDGLMAALPGAIELYQIGGFCPILPEDAAVWSDVVKSAIGRGATVSFDINVREKLVDDEAGYRERLGHFLDLAHIIKLSEEDHEWLHPGQSIESHADALLERPNCELVVVTLGEGGSRAFTREASAVAPIYKPAVFGDTVGAGDSLMAGILTWLEEAVSLRPEALMALSEGQLGRMLGFGAVVAGINCGRKGCQPPSRAEVDAVLAWVRPGS comes from the coding sequence ATGTTTGTTGTTGGCGGCGAAAGCCTGATCGATTTGGTGCCCGGGAGCGACGGGGCACGTGTTGCCCATGCCGGAGGATCGCCGTTCAACTGCGCCATTGCCTTACGCAAGCTGGGCAATGATGTTGGGTTTTTGTGCCCGATCAGCCAGGATGAATATGGCGACCTGCTGCTGACGCCGCTTGCCGAAGCGGGGGTCTCGGTGCTGCTTGAGGCGCGCGTGGCGGCACCGACCACCAAAGCGATCGTCAGCTTCAATGAGCGGATGCAGGCGTCCTATGTCTTCGAGCGCGGAGCCGATCGGGCGTTTTCGCGGGATGGGCTGATGGCGGCTCTGCCGGGGGCAATCGAGCTTTATCAGATCGGCGGATTTTGCCCGATCCTGCCAGAGGATGCGGCGGTGTGGAGCGACGTGGTGAAATCCGCCATCGGGCGCGGCGCGACGGTGTCGTTCGACATTAATGTGCGCGAGAAGCTGGTGGACGACGAGGCTGGCTATCGCGAGCGGCTAGGGCATTTTCTTGATCTCGCCCATATCATCAAGCTCAGCGAGGAAGACCACGAGTGGCTCCATCCGGGCCAAAGCATCGAGAGCCATGCCGATGCGCTTCTGGAGCGGCCCAATTGCGAGCTGGTTGTGGTGACGCTGGGCGAAGGCGGGTCGCGGGCATTTACGCGTGAGGCCAGCGCGGTGGCGCCCATCTACAAGCCGGCCGTATTTGGCGACACAGTTGGTGCGGGCGATAGCCTCATGGCGGGCATTCTCACCTGGCTTGAGGAAGCAGTGTCCCTGCGGCCGGAGGCCCTGATGGCGCTGAGCGAGGGTCAGCTCGGCCGAATGCTGGGTTTTGGCGCGGTCGTGGCAGGGATCAATTGCGGCCGCAAAGGCTGCCAGCCACCCAGCCGCGCGGAGGTGGATGCGGTGTTAGCCTGGGTCAGGCCAGGTTCCTGA